From Dendropsophus ebraccatus isolate aDenEbr1 chromosome 2, aDenEbr1.pat, whole genome shotgun sequence, a single genomic window includes:
- the TPD52 gene encoding tumor protein D52 isoform X1 has translation MESPEQDLLKSEPVPEGEDAAATVTDTLSEEEQEHLRKELEKVEEEIQTLSQVLAAKERHLAEIKRKLGVTPLAELKQNISKGFQDVASTNMYKKTSETLSQAGQKASAAISTVGSVITRKLEDVKNSPTFKSFEEKVENLKSKVGGTKQPSGDFGEVLNSAANASATEDLTEKDLETQ, from the exons ATCTTCTAAAATCTGAACCTGTACCAGAGGGAGAAGATGCGGCTGCTACCGTAACAGACACCTTATCGGAGGAGGAACAGGAACACTTACGAAAAGAGCTTGAGAAG GTAGAAGAGGAGATACAAACACTCAGTCAAGTCTTAGCTGCAAAGGAGCGGCATCTAGCAGAAATCAAAAGGAAACTTGGAGTAACCCCATTGGCGGAACTGAAACAAAATATTTCAAAAGGATTTCAGGATGTGGCCTCCACcaatat GTACAAGAAGACTTCAGAAACCCTGTCCCAGGCCGGGCAGAAGGCCTCAGCAGCCATCTCCACAGTTGGATCAGTCATCACCAGAAAGTTGGAAGATGTAAA gAATTCACCCACTTTCAAGTCATTTGAAGAAAAAGTGGAAAATCTGAAG TCCAAAGTTGGTGGCACCAAACAACCTTCCGGAGATTTTGGAGAGGTGTTGAACTCTGCCGCCAATGCCAGTGCCACAGAAGACCTGACAGAAAAGGATCTGGAAACCCAATGA